Proteins encoded within one genomic window of Bradyrhizobium sp. CB1717:
- a CDS encoding c-type cytochrome, whose amino-acid sequence MSARDLFTFSNPHFTRGVGITVAILIVTAIVGFIVLPFAQPWVQFANVWDAICSAAGVPQRAANVTAPEQAKRLSEVVLTSKTLSRPSQEAIGRGATLAQRCAICHGPTGISRADSPNLAGQYAAVIYKELHDFRSGARTNAVMSPFAVNLTDQEIADLSLYYAYLPRLPAYHPTPQLPKPNIVIYGAPMRGIAPCGSCHGSLDNKTGSPWLEGQSEAYMKAQLQAFASGERRNDISQQMRNIARAMTPQEIEQAAAYYASQPPDVVKAVD is encoded by the coding sequence ATGAGCGCGCGCGACCTCTTCACCTTCAGCAATCCGCATTTCACACGCGGCGTCGGCATTACCGTTGCGATTCTGATCGTGACGGCGATTGTGGGCTTCATCGTGCTACCCTTCGCCCAGCCCTGGGTCCAGTTCGCCAACGTCTGGGACGCGATCTGCAGCGCTGCCGGTGTGCCCCAGCGCGCGGCGAACGTCACGGCGCCTGAACAGGCAAAGCGCCTGTCGGAGGTCGTGCTCACGTCAAAAACGCTGTCGCGCCCGAGCCAGGAGGCGATCGGCCGCGGCGCGACGCTGGCGCAGCGCTGTGCCATCTGCCACGGCCCGACTGGCATCAGCCGCGCGGATTCGCCAAACCTCGCTGGCCAGTACGCGGCCGTGATCTACAAGGAGCTGCACGATTTCCGCTCCGGTGCTCGCACCAATGCCGTGATGTCGCCGTTCGCCGTCAATCTGACCGATCAGGAGATCGCCGATCTCTCGCTCTACTACGCCTACCTGCCGCGGCTGCCCGCCTATCACCCGACGCCGCAGCTTCCCAAACCCAACATCGTCATCTACGGCGCCCCGATGCGCGGCATCGCGCCCTGCGGCTCCTGTCACGGCAGTCTCGACAACAAGACCGGCAGCCCGTGGCTGGAAGGCCAGTCCGAGGCCTATATGAAGGCGCAGCTCCAGGCCTTCGCATCCGGCGAGCGCCGCAACGACATCAGCCAGCAGATGCGCAACATCGCCCGCGCAATGACGCCGCAGGAGATCGAGCAGGCCGCGGCGTATTACGCCTCGCAGCCGCCTGATGTGGTGAAGGCAGTGGATTGA
- a CDS encoding SRPBCC family protein, with translation MPKFSSKRRVNHSASEMFDLVADVERYPEFVPLCSALKVRQRMAKPDGTEVLIADMTVSFKLVKESFTSRVTLDRANLKILVEYLQGPFSKLENRWTFEPKGQEGGEGVCDVGFFLAYEFRSRMLAMLMGSMFDAAFARFSAAFEKRADAIYGRPKLAPT, from the coding sequence ATGCCCAAATTTTCGAGCAAGCGCCGTGTCAATCACAGCGCATCCGAGATGTTTGATCTGGTCGCCGACGTCGAGCGCTACCCGGAATTCGTGCCCCTGTGCAGCGCACTGAAGGTGCGCCAGCGCATGGCGAAGCCCGACGGCACCGAGGTGCTGATCGCGGACATGACGGTGTCGTTCAAGCTGGTCAAGGAATCCTTCACCAGCCGCGTGACGCTCGACCGCGCCAATTTGAAAATCCTCGTCGAATATCTGCAAGGTCCGTTCAGTAAGCTCGAAAATCGCTGGACGTTCGAGCCCAAAGGCCAAGAGGGGGGTGAGGGCGTCTGCGACGTCGGTTTCTTCCTCGCCTACGAGTTCAGGAGCCGCATGCTGGCGATGCTGATGGGCTCGATGTTCGATGCGGCCTTCGCGCGGTTCTCGGCCGCGTTCGAGAAGCGGGCGGATGCGATCTACGGGCGGCCGAAGCTGGCGCCGACGTAG
- the lipA gene encoding lipoyl synthase — protein sequence MVVIVDTISNPLRPRHPEKVNRPDSASPPKPDWIRVRAPNTRGYADTRNIVRANGLHTVCEEAGCPNIGECWDKKHATFMIMGDTCTRACAFCNVKTGLPNALDASEPRNVAEAVAKLGLAHVVITSVDRDDLTDGGAEHFAQTIRAIRAACPSTTIEILTPDFLRKDGALEVVVAARPDVFNHNLETVPSRYLTVRPGARYFHSIRLLQRVKELDPTIFTKSGIMVGLGEERHEVQQVMDDLRSADVDFLTIGQYLQPTRKHHAVMRYVPPDEFSSYEKIAYTKGFLMVSASPLTRSSHHAGEDFARLKAARAASAR from the coding sequence ATGGTCGTTATTGTCGATACCATCTCGAACCCGCTGCGCCCGCGCCACCCTGAAAAGGTGAATCGTCCTGATTCCGCTTCGCCGCCGAAGCCGGACTGGATCCGCGTACGCGCGCCCAATACCCGCGGCTATGCCGACACCCGCAACATCGTGCGCGCCAACGGCCTGCACACGGTGTGCGAGGAGGCGGGCTGCCCGAACATCGGCGAGTGCTGGGACAAGAAGCACGCGACCTTCATGATCATGGGTGACACCTGCACCCGGGCCTGCGCCTTCTGCAACGTCAAGACCGGCCTGCCCAACGCGCTGGATGCTTCCGAGCCGCGGAACGTCGCGGAGGCCGTGGCCAAGCTCGGTCTCGCCCACGTCGTCATCACCTCGGTCGACCGTGACGACCTCACTGACGGCGGCGCCGAGCATTTTGCCCAGACCATCCGAGCGATCCGCGCCGCGTGCCCCTCGACCACGATCGAGATTCTGACGCCGGACTTCCTGCGCAAGGATGGCGCGCTCGAGGTTGTTGTCGCGGCGAGGCCCGACGTGTTCAACCACAATCTCGAGACCGTGCCGTCGCGCTATCTCACGGTGCGGCCCGGCGCGCGCTACTTCCATTCGATCCGGCTGCTGCAACGGGTCAAGGAGCTCGATCCCACCATCTTCACCAAGTCCGGCATCATGGTCGGCCTCGGCGAGGAGCGCCACGAGGTGCAGCAGGTGATGGACGATCTGCGCTCGGCCGACGTCGACTTCCTGACGATCGGGCAATATCTGCAGCCGACCCGCAAGCATCACGCGGTGATGCGCTACGTGCCGCCGGACGAGTTTTCGTCCTATGAGAAGATCGCCTACACCAAGGGCTTCCTGATGGTGTCGGCGAGCCCGCTCACCCGTTCCTCGCATCATGCCGGCGAGGATTTTGCGAGACTGAAGGCCGCGCGGGCAGCTAGCGCCCGCTGA
- a CDS encoding DNA-3-methyladenine glycosylase: MAPVSKPSTPRLGKALKRAFFARNVREVAHDLIGATMLVDGVGGIIVEVEAYHHTEPAAHSYNGPTPRNQVMFGPPGYAYVYRSYGIHWCVNFVCEEEGSASAVLIRALEPTHGLAAMRRRRHLQDLHALCSGPGKLTEALGITIAHNTLPLDRPPIALHARTEDLEVATGIRIGITKAVELPWRYGVRGSKFLSKPFPK; encoded by the coding sequence ATGGCTCCAGTCTCGAAACCTTCCACACCTCGGCTTGGCAAGGCCCTGAAGCGTGCCTTTTTCGCGCGCAACGTCCGCGAGGTCGCCCACGACCTGATCGGTGCGACCATGCTGGTCGACGGCGTCGGCGGGATCATCGTCGAGGTCGAGGCCTATCATCATACCGAGCCGGCGGCGCACTCCTATAATGGCCCGACGCCGCGGAACCAGGTGATGTTCGGGCCGCCCGGCTATGCCTATGTCTACCGTTCCTACGGCATCCACTGGTGCGTGAACTTCGTCTGCGAGGAGGAGGGCTCGGCCAGCGCCGTCCTGATCCGCGCACTGGAGCCGACACATGGCTTGGCTGCGATGCGCCGCCGCCGCCATCTCCAGGACCTACACGCGCTGTGCTCGGGCCCGGGCAAGCTGACCGAGGCGCTCGGCATCACCATCGCGCACAACACGCTGCCCCTGGACCGGCCGCCGATCGCGCTGCATGCGCGGACGGAGGATTTGGAGGTCGCAACAGGCATCCGGATCGGCATTACCAAGGCCGTCGAGCTGCCCTGGCGCTATGGCGTCAGGGGCTCGAAGTTTCTCAGCAAGCCGTTTCCGAAGTAG